The following coding sequences are from one Deinococcus aerius window:
- a CDS encoding efflux RND transporter permease subunit — MSTHDPPEFSAPRGALPDGTPEPALHPAVRFSVRNYVFSIGIFVVAVLLGLIAATRLGVELLPNFEVPVLAVSTAYPGATPDQVDREVSQKVEDAVSTLGGVVDINTTSVSNQSAVVITFADGTNIDSAANSVSQAVAAIRATLPDGAEAPVVQKFDPNATPILTLALLGGASRAADVTTYAEDTLVPRLERVDGVADVSVSGGPERQIQVLLDPAALQAYNLAPARVTAAIGASALDLPAGSLTQNGNSIGFSTRNTPTSLADVERTLVDPASGLRVSDVATVRDTAARPTTYARVNGQPAVLLDIRKASGTNSVAVADAVRRAMEAQPLPKGYQLTLASDTTRETRATVNDTFKEFLIAIGAVGLIVLLFLGRLNTVFAVILAIPISISAAPLLYGVMGFSFNIISLLAIIVAIGIVVDDSIVVAENVQRYRDMGYSLLRSVLLGGSEVFSAVTAASFSLLAVLIPLSFMPGILGQFFSQFGLGLAAAITLSWLESLLFLTVRMAYTRDPEPLGWGQVPGVLARLPRFFREALAGVRTLPGLLLLALFGAAGWVALDRATALPTPAVAVLAVLLAPVLLTLVRYVLTVLLALLEALTGTLHGGTNRVVTGTARAYARTVGRVLRRPWVVMLIAGLFLLSVPLALRGVGFSFVPKSDSGILSVDVELPVGTDLARTNALTARVEDNLLNRPEVKLVQTSVGSGGVLGGTNANTASLTVTLVDRAKRPPIDTLIARYAADLGRLAAPVPGAEVRVVSEQTGPGGSFDLSLALTAPNQALLVERNREVVRLLSADPNIAILESSLSATRQERTFVPDPSRLAGSGLSASDVAQALRTYNDGSVAGTLRDADRSVDIVVRLDPAQVQGEQSLLSQTVYSQALGANVPLSELGAFQLRQAPATLSRLNKAYTATLNINLQKGGPNPFAYQKTIIDRVRAAGLLTDNVTLGNASAFGSAGLTADLVFYGPIVLVLAVLLTYLVLGSQFNSFRYPVYLLLPVPLAIVGALWTLHLFRVNLDVITVLGMVILLGLSTKNSILYLEFVTERMRSLPLREALVEAAELRFRPILMTTLTVLVISLPLVFGQGEGAEFRRGLGIVILGGVITSTLLTFFVVPSVFYQFERRRAGPQGVSPTTNTLAPTGD, encoded by the coding sequence ATGAGCACCCACGACCCGCCCGAGTTCAGCGCCCCGCGCGGCGCCCTCCCCGACGGCACGCCCGAACCCGCCCTGCACCCCGCCGTGCGCTTCAGCGTGCGGAACTACGTCTTCTCCATCGGCATCTTCGTGGTGGCGGTGCTGCTGGGCCTGATCGCGGCGACCCGGCTCGGCGTGGAACTCCTGCCCAACTTCGAGGTGCCCGTCCTCGCCGTCTCCACGGCCTATCCCGGCGCGACCCCCGACCAGGTGGACCGCGAGGTGAGCCAGAAGGTCGAGGACGCCGTGAGCACCCTGGGCGGCGTGGTGGACATCAACACCACGAGCGTGAGCAACCAGTCGGCGGTCGTCATCACCTTTGCCGACGGGACGAACATCGACTCGGCGGCGAACAGCGTGTCGCAGGCGGTCGCGGCGATCCGCGCCACCCTGCCCGACGGGGCCGAGGCGCCTGTGGTCCAGAAGTTCGACCCCAATGCCACGCCCATCCTGACGCTCGCGCTGCTGGGCGGTGCGAGTCGCGCCGCCGACGTGACCACCTACGCCGAGGACACCCTGGTGCCCCGGCTGGAGCGCGTGGACGGCGTGGCCGACGTGAGCGTGTCGGGCGGCCCCGAGCGGCAGATTCAGGTCCTCCTCGACCCGGCGGCGCTCCAGGCGTACAACCTGGCGCCCGCCCGGGTCACCGCCGCCATCGGCGCCTCCGCGCTCGACCTCCCGGCGGGCAGCCTTACCCAGAACGGGAACAGCATCGGCTTCTCCACCCGCAACACGCCCACCTCACTCGCCGATGTCGAGCGGACCCTGGTGGACCCCGCCTCCGGCCTGCGGGTCTCGGACGTGGCGACGGTGCGTGACACGGCCGCCCGGCCCACGACCTACGCGCGGGTGAACGGGCAGCCCGCCGTGCTGCTCGACATCCGCAAGGCGAGCGGCACGAACAGCGTGGCGGTCGCGGACGCGGTGCGGAGGGCGATGGAGGCGCAACCCCTCCCCAAGGGCTACCAGCTCACGCTCGCCAGCGACACCACCCGCGAGACCCGCGCGACGGTGAACGACACCTTCAAGGAGTTCCTGATCGCCATCGGGGCGGTCGGCCTGATCGTGCTGCTGTTCCTGGGGCGGCTGAACACCGTGTTCGCGGTCATCCTCGCCATCCCCATCTCGATCAGCGCGGCGCCGCTGCTCTACGGCGTGATGGGCTTTTCCTTCAACATCATCTCGCTGCTGGCGATCATCGTCGCCATCGGCATCGTGGTGGACGACTCCATCGTGGTCGCCGAGAACGTGCAGCGGTACCGGGACATGGGGTACAGCCTGCTCCGCAGCGTGCTCCTGGGCGGCTCGGAGGTCTTCTCCGCCGTCACCGCCGCCTCCTTCTCGCTGCTCGCCGTGCTGATCCCGCTGAGCTTCATGCCGGGCATCCTGGGGCAGTTCTTCAGCCAGTTCGGCCTGGGCCTGGCCGCCGCGATCACCCTGAGCTGGCTGGAGAGCCTGCTCTTCCTGACCGTCCGCATGGCGTACACCCGCGACCCCGAGCCCCTGGGCTGGGGGCAGGTGCCCGGGGTCCTCGCCCGGTTGCCGCGCTTCTTCCGGGAGGCACTGGCAGGCGTGCGGACGCTGCCGGGGTTGCTCCTCCTCGCCCTGTTCGGGGCCGCCGGGTGGGTCGCCCTCGACCGCGCCACGGCGCTGCCCACGCCCGCCGTCGCCGTCCTCGCCGTGCTGCTCGCGCCCGTCCTTCTCACGCTGGTGCGGTACGTCCTGACCGTCCTCCTCGCCCTGTTGGAGGCTTTAACGGGAACTTTGCACGGGGGGACCAACCGGGTGGTGACCGGCACCGCCCGCGCCTACGCCCGCACGGTCGGCCGCGTCCTGCGCCGCCCCTGGGTCGTCATGCTCATTGCGGGGCTCTTCCTCCTCAGCGTGCCGCTCGCCCTGCGCGGGGTCGGCTTCTCCTTCGTGCCCAAGAGTGACAGCGGCATCCTCAGTGTGGACGTGGAGCTGCCCGTCGGCACCGACCTGGCGCGCACGAACGCCCTGACCGCCCGCGTGGAGGACAACCTCCTGAACCGCCCCGAGGTCAAACTCGTGCAGACGAGCGTGGGCTCGGGCGGCGTCCTCGGCGGCACGAACGCGAACACGGCGAGCCTGACCGTCACTCTGGTGGACCGGGCGAAGCGTCCGCCCATCGACACCCTGATCGCGCGCTACGCCGCCGACCTCGGGCGGCTCGCGGCGCCAGTCCCCGGGGCAGAGGTCCGGGTGGTGTCCGAGCAGACCGGGCCGGGCGGCAGCTTCGACCTCAGCCTCGCCCTGACCGCGCCGAATCAGGCCCTCCTGGTGGAGCGCAACCGCGAGGTCGTGCGCCTCCTCTCCGCCGATCCCAACATCGCCATCCTGGAGAGCAGCCTGAGCGCCACCCGCCAGGAGCGCACCTTCGTGCCCGACCCCAGCCGTCTGGCGGGAAGCGGCCTGAGTGCCTCGGACGTGGCCCAGGCCCTGCGGACCTACAACGATGGCTCGGTGGCCGGAACCCTGCGCGACGCCGACCGCAGCGTGGACATCGTGGTTCGGCTCGACCCCGCGCAGGTGCAGGGCGAGCAGAGCCTGCTCTCGCAGACGGTGTACTCGCAGGCCCTCGGCGCGAACGTGCCCCTGTCCGAACTCGGCGCCTTCCAGCTTCGCCAGGCCCCCGCGACGCTCAGCCGCCTGAACAAGGCGTACACCGCGACGCTGAACATCAACCTGCAAAAGGGCGGCCCCAACCCCTTCGCGTATCAAAAGACGATCATCGACAGGGTGCGGGCGGCGGGGCTCCTCACGGACAACGTGACTCTGGGGAACGCCTCCGCCTTCGGGAGTGCGGGGCTGACCGCCGACCTCGTGTTCTACGGGCCCATCGTCCTCGTGCTCGCGGTGCTGCTGACGTACCTCGTGCTGGGGTCGCAGTTCAACTCGTTCCGCTACCCGGTCTACCTGCTGCTGCCGGTGCCGCTCGCCATCGTGGGGGCGCTGTGGACCCTGCACCTCTTCCGGGTGAACCTCGACGTGATCACGGTGCTGGGCATGGTGATCCTGCTGGGCCTCTCGACCAAGAACTCTATCCTGTACCTGGAGTTCGTGACCGAGCGGATGCGGAGCCTCCCCCTGCGCGAGGCGCTCGTCGAGGCCGCCGAGTTGCGTTTCCGGCCCATCCTGATGACCACGCTGACCGTGCTCGTGATCAGCCTCCCCCTCGTCTTCGGGCAGGGCGAGGGGGCGGAGTTCCGGCGGGGCCTGGGCATCGTGATCCTGGGCGGGGTGATCACCTCCACCCTGCTCACCTTCTTCGTCGTGCCCAGCGTCTTCTACCAGTTCGAGCGGCGCCGGGCCGGGCCGCAGGGGGTATCACCCACGACGAATACCCTGGCGCCCACGGGCGACTGA
- the ypfJ gene encoding KPN_02809 family neutral zinc metallopeptidase — MDWQNLPGGGNIEDRRGGGGIPGGGIAVGGVGGLIIALIAMFFGVDPGAILGGGQSSVPTQTQTQTAPGQPDTSYQFVDRILASTDQVWSGIFAKAGRTYTKPTLVLYSGATPTACGQGSAAAGPFYCPLDNKVYLDTSFFAQMDRRLGGGGDFAYSYVIAHEVGHHVQNELGIADQVTRAQQGARSEAEANRYSVALELQADCFAGVWGNQVSSLANLTEADVREAINTATAIGDDTLQRQGQGYVVPDSFTHGTSQQRVNWFMTGFKSGDPNKCDTFGGQL, encoded by the coding sequence ATGGACTGGCAAAATCTTCCCGGAGGGGGGAACATCGAGGATCGCCGCGGGGGTGGAGGCATTCCCGGCGGCGGCATCGCGGTGGGCGGCGTCGGCGGTCTCATCATCGCTCTGATCGCCATGTTCTTCGGGGTGGACCCGGGCGCGATTCTGGGCGGCGGCCAAAGCAGCGTGCCCACGCAGACCCAGACGCAGACCGCGCCGGGTCAGCCGGACACCTCCTACCAGTTCGTGGACCGCATCCTGGCAAGCACCGACCAGGTGTGGTCGGGCATCTTCGCCAAGGCGGGGCGCACCTACACCAAGCCGACGCTCGTGCTGTACAGCGGGGCAACACCCACCGCCTGCGGGCAGGGCAGCGCCGCCGCTGGCCCCTTCTACTGCCCGCTGGACAACAAGGTGTATCTGGACACCTCCTTCTTCGCGCAGATGGACCGCCGGCTGGGCGGTGGCGGCGACTTCGCCTACTCCTACGTGATCGCGCACGAGGTCGGGCACCACGTCCAGAACGAACTCGGCATCGCGGACCAGGTCACCCGCGCCCAGCAGGGGGCCCGCAGCGAGGCCGAGGCCAACCGCTACAGCGTGGCGCTCGAACTCCAGGCCGACTGCTTCGCCGGGGTGTGGGGCAACCAGGTCTCCAGCCTCGCCAACCTGACGGAAGCCGACGTGCGGGAGGCGATCAACACCGCCACGGCCATCGGCGACGACACCCTCCAGCGCCAGGGTCAGGGTTACGTGGTGCCCGACTCCTTCACCCACGGCACCAGCCAGCAGCGGGTGAACTGGTTCATGACGGGCTTCAAGAGCGGCGACCCCAACAAGTGCGACACCTTTGGCGGGCAGCTCTGA
- a CDS encoding M48 family metallopeptidase — MPTPARPRPQPAWTVGGVPVRLKRSARRRTVTLRVQPGAVTVHAPARTPLDLIQAFVEAKRGWAEGHLARYAAQAIPPAPLADGSPLPFFGETLVLRLVPGTRAPVRLGPELHVSPGDPDTLARTVEAWYRRAALPRLRALTEEYAEALGARDRLGQVRLSRARTRWGSCTARGDIRLHWALARAPREVAAYVALHEAAHLLEFNHSPRYWAHVSHLMPDHARQRAWLKEHGQTLARL, encoded by the coding sequence ATGCCCACCCCTGCCCGCCCCCGACCCCAGCCTGCCTGGACGGTCGGGGGCGTTCCCGTGCGGCTCAAACGCAGCGCCCGGCGCCGCACCGTGACCCTGCGGGTGCAGCCCGGCGCGGTGACCGTTCATGCCCCGGCGCGCACGCCCCTCGACCTGATCCAGGCCTTCGTCGAGGCCAAACGCGGCTGGGCGGAGGGCCACCTCGCCCGGTACGCGGCGCAGGCCATCCCTCCGGCCCCCCTCGCCGACGGCTCGCCCCTGCCCTTCTTCGGGGAAACGCTGGTGCTGCGGCTGGTGCCGGGGACGCGCGCTCCCGTGCGTCTCGGGCCGGAGTTGCATGTCTCCCCCGGCGACCCGGACACCCTCGCCCGCACGGTCGAGGCCTGGTACCGCCGCGCCGCCCTCCCCCGGTTGCGGGCGTTAACGGAAGAGTATGCGGAAGCTCTGGGGGCACGGGACCGCTTGGGACAGGTCCGCCTCAGCCGCGCCCGCACCCGCTGGGGCAGTTGTACCGCTCGGGGTGACATCCGGCTGCACTGGGCTCTGGCCCGCGCTCCCCGTGAGGTGGCCGCCTACGTCGCCCTGCACGAGGCCGCGCACCTCCTGGAGTTCAACCACTCGCCCCGCTACTGGGCCCATGTCTCGCACCTGATGCCCGACCACGCCCGCCAGCGGGCCTGGCTGAAGGAGCATGGGCAGACGCTGGCGCGGCTGTAG
- a CDS encoding pilus assembly FimT family protein, which yields MNRQAFTLLELLIALTIIGVLAGIFGVSFIRSIRTAELRDAANQVVTDLRRARSQAQRGSTDVVLVLPGTSGGTTYKVDTVNKTLPSNVKVICKTNCGSGATTNITYQAPYGELGGGATGSVYTVRSPISGINDLEIRIVGVTGKVILTRAGS from the coding sequence ATGAACAGACAAGCCTTTACACTCCTCGAGCTCCTGATTGCCCTTACCATCATCGGCGTCCTCGCGGGCATCTTCGGGGTCAGCTTCATCCGCAGTATCCGCACGGCTGAGCTCCGTGATGCCGCCAATCAAGTTGTGACCGACCTCCGACGGGCCCGCTCACAGGCGCAGCGAGGAAGCACGGATGTTGTCCTCGTACTGCCCGGGACCAGTGGTGGGACGACCTATAAGGTGGATACGGTTAACAAAACCCTGCCGAGCAACGTGAAGGTGATCTGCAAGACCAACTGCGGGAGCGGTGCGACGACGAACATCACCTACCAGGCGCCCTACGGTGAGTTGGGCGGGGGGGCTACCGGAAGCGTCTACACCGTCAGGAGTCCGATAAGCGGGATCAACGACCTTGAAATTCGGATTGTCGGCGTGACTGGGAAAGTCATTCTGACAAGGGCGGGATCGTAA
- a CDS encoding PulJ/GspJ family protein, whose product MKRTSKAKSGAHEQGFTIIEILVAIAMLGILAAVLTATLTGSLSLNRQAQRQLDTTSNVQQVMENVRNAWNVLGNYDSACVPSINVPAGYTIKFINLSTRAEPIKQDNTVASPPTAAPVNTLNTTTSATCTASANATLNGGAVPTMRRVVVQSGTLGAGNSQVTGPQDVALTLDILRPVP is encoded by the coding sequence GTGAAAAGGACTTCGAAAGCAAAGAGTGGAGCCCACGAGCAGGGCTTCACCATCATCGAGATTCTCGTCGCTATCGCCATGCTCGGGATTCTGGCCGCCGTCCTCACGGCGACGCTCACCGGCTCCCTGAGCCTGAACAGACAGGCGCAACGTCAACTGGATACGACCTCAAACGTTCAGCAGGTGATGGAGAACGTGCGAAACGCCTGGAATGTTTTGGGCAACTATGACAGCGCCTGTGTCCCCAGCATCAATGTTCCTGCCGGGTACACGATTAAGTTCATCAATTTGAGCACCCGGGCCGAACCCATCAAGCAGGACAATACGGTTGCTAGCCCTCCGACGGCTGCACCTGTAAATACACTGAACACAACGACATCGGCGACCTGTACAGCCTCGGCGAACGCAACCCTGAATGGGGGAGCGGTCCCCACCATGCGCCGCGTCGTCGTGCAGTCGGGGACGCTCGGGGCAGGCAATTCACAGGTGACTGGGCCGCAGGACGTGGCCCTGACCCTCGACATTTTGAGGCCCGTACCATGA
- a CDS encoding PilW family protein produces the protein MKRRARMGFTLMELLVGMAIMAVVLTALLNYFLQGTRVSTQSGSRAELQQEILNAQQLIAGKLKEAWYVYPPGQVINMTSTELTRRPAGGNNWQVGTDPILAMVLPPKVPSVSCATNTDGCYRFLAYYPVKRSLWVSSTSTDSWRNPGPDDANGETWVLAEYRGNIAPGAGGTPPATPPSVPTGNTANILSDYIAPTVATTGFTTTSPIDNTYTMFTYKAANGLAASATNPVSGVTINLATTRKTGGTTLRLPNPTDEYSITVYPTNLGKIAAN, from the coding sequence ATGAAACGCCGTGCTCGGATGGGGTTCACGCTGATGGAATTGTTGGTGGGCATGGCAATCATGGCTGTCGTTCTGACGGCCCTGCTCAACTACTTCTTGCAGGGCACCCGTGTGTCCACGCAGTCCGGCAGCCGGGCCGAACTGCAGCAGGAGATCCTGAACGCACAACAGTTGATCGCCGGAAAGCTGAAGGAGGCGTGGTACGTGTATCCGCCGGGGCAGGTGATCAACATGACAAGCACGGAACTCACCCGGCGCCCCGCGGGTGGCAATAACTGGCAGGTGGGAACCGACCCTATCCTGGCAATGGTGCTGCCGCCTAAAGTGCCGTCCGTTTCTTGCGCCACAAACACCGATGGCTGTTACCGCTTCCTGGCCTACTATCCAGTCAAACGCTCGTTGTGGGTTTCCAGCACGAGCACGGACAGCTGGAGGAACCCGGGACCGGACGACGCCAACGGGGAGACCTGGGTTCTGGCCGAGTACCGGGGCAACATCGCCCCTGGAGCCGGAGGCACTCCTCCCGCTACGCCCCCCAGCGTCCCAACGGGGAATACCGCCAATATCCTTTCCGACTACATCGCGCCCACCGTGGCGACAACGGGCTTCACCACCACCTCACCCATCGACAACACCTACACCATGTTCACCTACAAAGCTGCCAATGGGCTGGCGGCCTCAGCGACCAACCCCGTCAGCGGCGTGACCATCAACCTCGCCACCACCCGCAAGACTGGGGGCACTACTCTGCGTCTGCCCAACCCTACCGACGAGTACAGCATCACCGTCTACCCCACCAACCTCGGCAAAATTGCCGCCAACTGA
- a CDS encoding dynamin family protein, translated as MLVSNRVQDLLSRERALLADLQAFLETQGAPPEAVEYARGAVRSLDESFLLVVVGEFNAGKSSFVNALLGATVLPEGVTPTTDRIYVLVHGDRPGQMEPTRDPFVSRLTYPLRSLEGVALVDTPGTNAIIRQHQALTEGFLPRADLVLFLTSADRPFTESERQFLALAARWGRSVVLVVNKADLLETPEAREQVRQFVETGARGVLGLTPPVFLISARGEQRGGDPGFAALRDALRTRLSETERTRLKLQSPLGTAAEILSGEETRAEAARRTLTEDLSILRDLEAQRERHRETMLGELDGQLNRLGRLLSEFEVRADRFIDARLRFSNLRGLMNSRELEEDFRREAVADLPDALDRQFGTMIDRFVEANLHFWEDVQAFLVRRQPSNEVARTRFSYDRGALLEGIAGSAREHLETTTEHELARQLARDAEDALKGAVGGLAGGIGIGAGLGALVGASAVDFTGGILAGLTLGSLGLFVLPNKRLQAHRQLRQKVAGLRQALERIVRREYEREQERADARLRDAISPYTRFTEQEQARLGQAAARAAELRVRLESLQADVKALA; from the coding sequence ATGCTCGTCTCCAACCGGGTCCAGGACCTCCTCTCGCGGGAGCGGGCGCTGCTCGCCGACCTCCAGGCCTTTCTGGAGACGCAGGGGGCACCACCCGAGGCCGTCGAGTACGCGCGGGGGGCGGTGCGCTCGCTCGACGAGAGTTTCCTGCTCGTGGTTGTCGGCGAGTTCAACGCGGGCAAGAGTTCCTTCGTGAACGCGCTCCTGGGGGCGACGGTGCTGCCGGAAGGCGTGACGCCCACCACCGACCGCATCTACGTGCTCGTGCACGGCGACCGGCCCGGCCAGATGGAGCCCACCCGCGACCCCTTCGTGAGCCGCCTGACCTATCCCCTCCGCAGCCTGGAGGGGGTGGCGCTCGTGGACACGCCGGGCACGAACGCGATCATCCGCCAGCACCAGGCGCTGACCGAGGGCTTTCTCCCGCGCGCGGACCTCGTGCTGTTCCTGACCTCCGCCGACCGGCCCTTCACCGAGTCCGAGCGGCAGTTCCTGGCCCTGGCCGCGCGCTGGGGCCGCAGCGTGGTGCTGGTCGTGAATAAGGCCGACCTGCTGGAGACGCCTGAGGCGCGCGAGCAGGTGCGGCAATTCGTGGAGACGGGCGCGCGCGGGGTGCTGGGCCTCACGCCCCCCGTCTTCCTGATCAGCGCGCGGGGCGAGCAGCGGGGGGGCGACCCGGGCTTCGCGGCCTTGCGGGATGCCCTCCGCACCCGCCTCTCGGAGACGGAACGGACCCGCCTCAAGCTGCAAAGCCCGCTGGGCACGGCGGCGGAAATCCTCTCGGGCGAGGAGACGCGGGCGGAGGCGGCCCGCCGTACCCTCACCGAGGACCTGAGCATCCTGCGCGACCTGGAGGCGCAGCGCGAGCGGCACCGGGAGACTATGCTGGGCGAACTCGACGGGCAGCTCAACCGCCTGGGCCGATTGCTCAGCGAATTCGAGGTCCGGGCCGACCGCTTCATCGACGCCCGGCTGCGCTTTTCCAACCTGCGCGGCCTGATGAACAGCCGCGAGCTGGAGGAGGACTTCCGGCGGGAGGCGGTGGCGGACCTGCCAGACGCCCTCGACCGGCAGTTCGGCACGATGATCGACCGCTTCGTGGAGGCCAACCTGCACTTCTGGGAGGACGTACAGGCGTTCCTGGTCCGCCGCCAGCCGTCGAACGAGGTCGCCCGCACCCGCTTCTCCTATGACCGGGGGGCGCTGTTGGAGGGCATCGCCGGAAGTGCCCGCGAGCACCTGGAGACGACCACCGAGCACGAACTCGCCCGCCAGCTCGCCCGTGACGCGGAGGACGCCCTCAAGGGCGCGGTGGGTGGCCTGGCCGGGGGCATCGGCATCGGGGCGGGACTGGGGGCACTGGTCGGCGCCTCGGCGGTGGACTTCACTGGGGGCATTCTGGCGGGCCTGACGCTGGGGAGCCTGGGCCTCTTCGTGCTCCCTAACAAGCGGCTTCAGGCGCACCGGCAACTCCGGCAGAAGGTCGCGGGGCTGCGCCAGGCCCTGGAGCGCATCGTCCGCCGCGAGTACGAGCGCGAGCAGGAACGGGCCGACGCCCGGCTGCGCGACGCAATCAGCCCCTACACCCGCTTTACCGAGCAGGAGCAGGCGCGGCTCGGCCAGGCTGCGGCACGCGCTGCCGAACTGCGGGTCCGCCTGGAGAGCTTGCAGGCCGACGTGAAGGCGTTGGCGTAG